A genomic segment from Deltaproteobacteria bacterium encodes:
- a CDS encoding ParA family protein has translation MKDTLAVVNQKGGVGKTTTAANLGAGLASRGKRVLLVDIDAQANLSAHFGIAKDETAESASMYNVLRYGAKLKDVIVSVEEKLDLAPASLLLSAADLELGGIIGRELLLKKALEHVVDDYDYIIVDCPPSLGLLSLNGLVASSKVIVPVQSEYLALHGVRQLLDTIDQVRAAYNPVLGVGGVLLCLYDSRRRLARGVADTIREYFGNLVFETVIRTNVALAEAPAGGTSIFRYDSRSTGAEDYGNLAEEILSKWHARN, from the coding sequence ATGAAGGACACTTTAGCAGTAGTGAACCAAAAAGGCGGAGTAGGCAAGACTACCACCGCTGCGAATCTTGGCGCTGGGCTTGCCTCCCGTGGCAAACGTGTGTTGTTGGTGGATATTGATGCTCAGGCAAATTTGTCTGCTCATTTTGGCATTGCAAAGGACGAAACCGCTGAGTCGGCTTCTATGTATAATGTCTTGCGATATGGCGCAAAGCTCAAAGATGTCATCGTTAGCGTTGAGGAGAAGTTAGATCTAGCGCCGGCTAGCCTTCTACTTAGTGCCGCTGATTTGGAATTGGGCGGAATAATAGGTCGGGAGCTGTTACTAAAGAAGGCGTTAGAGCACGTAGTGGATGATTATGATTATATTATTGTCGATTGCCCACCATCGCTAGGGCTTCTGTCTTTAAATGGCCTAGTAGCGTCGTCCAAGGTAATAGTGCCGGTTCAGAGCGAGTACTTGGCTTTGCATGGCGTGCGCCAGCTACTGGATACAATAGATCAGGTTCGAGCCGCCTATAACCCGGTTTTGGGAGTAGGTGGAGTTCTGTTATGTCTGTACGACTCGCGGCGCAGATTGGCGCGAGGGGTCGCTGATACAATTAGGGAATATTTCGGAAATTTGGTGTTCGAAACCGTAATTCGGACAAATGTTGCCTTGGCCGAGGCTCCAGCGGGTGGAACCTCAATCTTTAGATACGATTCAAGGTCTACTGGCGCCGAAGATTATGGCAATTTAGCAGAGGAGATATTGAGCAAATGGCACGCAAGAAATTAA
- a CDS encoding ParB/RepB/Spo0J family partition protein: MARKKLSFESNPLFSGPSLVDRAQSGSPYRELSIGDIDVDPDQPRRVFDTQSLSDLAASIKQQGVLCPILVRPTDAGTYKLISGERRLRASKIAGLEKIPAIIDNGEDLDRTILAKQLVENIQRDDLTSMEKALAFGQLRDAYGWSVREIAKQLGVSKSQVQRSIDVLMLPDDLQSALIEGASESKILLLSRIQDREMRKELLLRLADLSRSQLEDEIAAIEDGLQGNSRRSSHGGTVATKTREKIRPEDRRIVEDMQQALGIRVNLLRRKGKETQGKLILEFYSSSDLNELYRRLASSSTALTSQKH, translated from the coding sequence ATGGCACGCAAGAAATTAAGTTTTGAATCCAATCCACTATTTTCCGGACCAAGCTTGGTCGATCGCGCTCAATCTGGAAGTCCGTACAGGGAGCTTTCAATCGGCGATATTGACGTGGATCCGGATCAACCGCGGCGAGTCTTCGATACTCAATCATTGTCGGATTTGGCTGCTTCCATCAAACAACAGGGAGTATTGTGTCCGATACTAGTGAGACCGACAGATGCCGGGACATATAAATTAATCTCAGGTGAACGCAGACTTCGAGCCAGCAAAATAGCTGGACTAGAGAAAATTCCGGCTATTATCGATAATGGAGAAGATCTGGATCGAACAATCCTTGCTAAGCAATTGGTCGAAAATATTCAGCGCGACGACCTTACTTCGATGGAGAAGGCTTTAGCATTTGGCCAATTGCGCGATGCTTACGGCTGGAGCGTTCGAGAAATAGCGAAGCAGCTCGGCGTATCGAAATCTCAGGTTCAGAGGAGCATAGATGTATTAATGCTACCCGACGATTTGCAGTCCGCTCTTATTGAAGGTGCTTCAGAGAGTAAGATCTTGTTGCTGTCGAGGATTCAGGATCGTGAAATGAGGAAGGAGTTGCTCTTGCGATTAGCTGATCTCTCTCGCTCTCAGTTGGAGGATGAAATTGCTGCGATAGAGGATGGCTTGCAGGGCAACTCAAGGCGGTCGTCCCACGGTGGGACGGTTGCGACAAAGACTAGGGAAAAAATAAGGCCGGAGGACAGAAGAATAGTTGAGGATATGCAGCAGGCGTTAGGCATTCGCGTAAATTTGTTGCGCAGAAAGGGCAAGGAGACGCAGGGTAAATTGATATTAGAGTTTTATTCTTCTTCCGATCTAAACGAGCTTTACAGGCGGCTAGCTAGCTCGTCTACTGCTCTAACTAGCCAAAAACATTAG